A stretch of Christensenellaceae bacterium DNA encodes these proteins:
- the purL gene encoding phosphoribosylformylglycinamidine synthase, whose amino-acid sequence MSVKRLFVEKKKGFDVEAQARKLDFKQNLGVPVTEVRILNRYDVEGIDDADFDAAVVSVFSEPAVDTVTYEEMPDKKGYSVFAVEYLPGQYDQRADSAAQCVQLLTRKERPNVRFAKIYFIKNVNKQQLETIKKYVINPVDSCEATLQKYDTLEMDLSIPTEVAVMDGFIKMNKKQVADFTAENGFAMTVEDMLCAQDYFKSEKRDPTITELKVLDTYWSDHCRHTTFSTALDKVEFADDPISREAEHVYEDYLDARRKMGREGDVCLMDLATAYVREAKRAGMLRNFDDSEEINACSIKQRIETDKGDRDYLIMFKNETHNHPTEIEPFGGAATCLGGAIRDPLSGRSYVYQAMRVTGSADPRESLKDTMEFKLPQRKITREAAHGYSSYGNQIGLATGLVEEVYHEGYKAKRLEIGAVIASAPAEQVIRERPVEGDLIVLIGGRTGRDGCGGATGSSKAHDEKSIEKCGAEVQKGNPLTERKLQRLFRNGEFSKMVKRCNDFGAGGVCVAIGELAEGLDIDLDAVPKKYEGLDGTELAISESQERMAVVVRPQDLDRVLALAAQENLEATLVARVTDTGRMRLFWNDKNIVDISREFLDTNGATQHAHARVEQFDTDGLFAEERKESVKDTLLSLLSDLNICSQKGLQEMFDSTIGAGSVTMPLGGVRQLSPVQAMCAKIPVDDADSKTATLMSYGLDPYMMSKSPFAGSVYAILLSVAKLVAAGGDMKEAWLTLQEYFERLHDDPQRWGKPLSALLGAYYAQRELGIAAIGGKDSMSGSFKNIDVPPTLCSFCVAPVAAKDVITPEFKQAGNKLYLMDIQRDENGLPDFGDVKRKYEKLHKMIQDKVVVSAYAVTRGGVLAGAAKCAFGNNLGVKLFSQHLERMTEKRYGAILVESPCIHDEDFEIKGEIREEPFLELMGETISLEDALKAYTQPLESVFATRTEDKGEVRTPLYKKKNIVVSRYKTAIPRVVIPVFPGTNCEYDTAKALETAGAIPRVVIMRNLSAQDIDESIRALESEIAHSQMIMLPGGFSGGDEPDGSGKFIATVFRNPRIKDATHELLKNKDGLILGICNGFQALIKLGLVPYGEIRDMTDDAPTLTYNNIGRHVSCMVRTRITSASSPWLMLCEPGEIHTVAVSHGEGRFVATEKEVRELLANGQVATQYVNFEGKPSMDIRYNPNGSMYAIEGIMSPDGRILGKMGHTERAGKYIAKNVPGEYDQKIFESGVKYFR is encoded by the coding sequence ATGAGCGTAAAAAGATTGTTTGTGGAAAAGAAAAAGGGCTTTGATGTGGAAGCGCAGGCGCGCAAGCTGGATTTCAAGCAGAACCTGGGCGTGCCCGTTACGGAAGTACGGATTTTAAACCGTTACGACGTGGAAGGAATCGACGATGCGGATTTCGACGCGGCGGTGGTCAGCGTGTTCAGCGAACCGGCGGTGGATACGGTAACTTATGAGGAGATGCCCGACAAAAAGGGCTATTCCGTATTCGCGGTGGAATACCTGCCCGGACAATATGACCAGCGCGCAGACAGCGCGGCGCAGTGCGTACAGCTTTTGACGCGCAAGGAACGCCCGAATGTACGTTTTGCAAAAATTTATTTTATCAAGAATGTCAATAAACAACAGCTTGAAACAATCAAAAAATACGTAATCAATCCGGTGGATTCGTGCGAGGCCACGCTCCAAAAATACGATACGCTCGAAATGGACCTCAGTATTCCCACGGAGGTCGCCGTGATGGACGGCTTCATCAAGATGAACAAAAAACAGGTCGCGGACTTTACGGCGGAAAACGGCTTCGCCATGACGGTCGAGGACATGCTGTGCGCGCAGGACTATTTCAAATCCGAAAAGCGCGATCCTACGATTACCGAGCTTAAGGTGCTGGATACATACTGGTCGGACCACTGCCGCCACACGACGTTTTCCACCGCGCTTGACAAGGTGGAATTTGCGGACGACCCGATCTCGCGGGAAGCAGAGCACGTGTATGAGGATTACCTCGATGCGCGCAGAAAGATGGGCAGGGAGGGGGACGTATGCCTGATGGACCTCGCGACGGCGTATGTGCGCGAGGCAAAGCGCGCGGGCATGCTGCGCAATTTTGACGATTCCGAGGAAATCAACGCCTGCTCCATCAAGCAGAGGATCGAGACGGACAAGGGCGACCGTGATTACCTGATTATGTTTAAAAACGAAACGCATAACCACCCGACGGAAATCGAACCGTTCGGCGGCGCGGCGACATGCCTGGGCGGCGCGATCCGCGATCCGCTTTCGGGACGTTCATACGTTTACCAGGCAATGCGCGTAACGGGAAGCGCGGACCCGCGCGAGAGCCTCAAGGATACCATGGAATTTAAGCTGCCGCAGCGCAAAATCACCAGAGAAGCGGCGCATGGATATTCTTCCTACGGAAACCAGATCGGCCTTGCAACAGGGCTGGTGGAAGAAGTCTATCATGAAGGGTATAAGGCAAAGCGCCTGGAGATCGGCGCTGTCATCGCTTCCGCTCCGGCAGAGCAGGTGATTCGTGAACGTCCGGTGGAGGGGGACCTTATCGTGCTCATCGGCGGACGCACGGGACGCGACGGCTGCGGCGGCGCGACAGGCTCTTCCAAGGCGCACGATGAAAAATCCATTGAAAAATGCGGCGCAGAGGTACAGAAAGGCAATCCGCTGACCGAGCGCAAGCTGCAAAGGCTGTTCAGGAACGGGGAATTCTCCAAGATGGTAAAACGCTGCAACGACTTTGGCGCGGGCGGCGTGTGCGTCGCGATCGGAGAGCTGGCCGAGGGGCTGGATATAGACCTTGACGCAGTACCCAAGAAATATGAGGGACTCGATGGAACGGAGCTGGCGATTTCCGAATCGCAGGAACGTATGGCGGTGGTTGTACGTCCGCAGGATTTAGACCGCGTGCTGGCGTTGGCGGCACAAGAAAACCTCGAAGCGACACTGGTTGCGCGCGTGACGGATACGGGGCGCATGCGGCTTTTCTGGAACGATAAAAATATTGTGGATATTTCCCGCGAATTTTTAGATACGAACGGCGCGACGCAGCACGCGCATGCCAGGGTAGAACAATTTGATACGGATGGCCTTTTCGCAGAAGAGCGGAAAGAATCGGTAAAAGATACGCTTTTATCTCTGCTGTCCGATTTGAACATCTGCTCGCAAAAGGGCCTGCAGGAAATGTTCGACTCCACGATCGGGGCGGGAAGCGTAACCATGCCGCTGGGCGGCGTGCGCCAGTTATCGCCGGTGCAGGCAATGTGTGCGAAGATTCCGGTGGATGATGCGGACAGCAAGACGGCGACGCTGATGAGTTACGGACTGGACCCGTACATGATGAGCAAAAGCCCGTTCGCAGGTTCGGTGTATGCAATTCTTTTAAGCGTTGCCAAGCTGGTTGCGGCAGGCGGGGACATGAAAGAAGCGTGGCTCACGCTGCAAGAGTATTTCGAACGCCTGCATGACGACCCGCAGCGCTGGGGAAAACCGCTTTCGGCTCTTCTGGGCGCCTACTACGCGCAAAGGGAGCTGGGAATTGCGGCTATCGGCGGTAAGGACTCCATGAGCGGCAGCTTTAAGAATATCGACGTACCGCCCACGCTCTGTTCGTTCTGCGTGGCGCCTGTGGCGGCAAAAGACGTGATTACGCCGGAGTTCAAGCAGGCGGGCAACAAGCTTTACCTCATGGATATTCAGCGCGATGAAAACGGCCTGCCGGACTTCGGGGATGTGAAGCGCAAATATGAGAAGCTGCATAAGATGATTCAGGACAAGGTGGTCGTTTCGGCATATGCGGTGACGCGCGGCGGGGTACTTGCGGGCGCGGCAAAATGTGCATTCGGCAACAACCTCGGCGTGAAGCTGTTCTCACAGCACCTTGAAAGGATGACCGAAAAACGCTATGGCGCGATTTTGGTGGAATCCCCATGCATTCACGACGAGGATTTTGAGATCAAGGGTGAAATACGCGAGGAGCCTTTCTTAGAGCTTATGGGCGAGACGATTTCGTTAGAGGATGCGCTGAAAGCATATACGCAGCCTTTGGAAAGCGTTTTTGCGACAAGGACAGAGGATAAGGGCGAGGTCAGGACTCCCCTTTATAAAAAGAAAAATATCGTCGTCAGCCGCTACAAAACGGCGATACCGCGCGTCGTTATTCCGGTATTCCCGGGAACAAACTGTGAATATGACACAGCCAAAGCGCTTGAGACGGCGGGGGCAATTCCGCGCGTGGTGATCATGCGCAACCTAAGCGCGCAGGATATTGATGAAAGTATTCGTGCATTGGAATCGGAGATCGCGCATTCACAGATGATCATGCTTCCCGGCGGATTTTCCGGCGGCGACGAACCGGACGGCAGCGGCAAGTTTATCGCGACTGTGTTCCGCAATCCACGGATCAAGGACGCGACGCACGAGTTGCTTAAAAACAAGGACGGCCTGATTCTCGGTATCTGTAACGGCTTCCAGGCGCTTATCAAGCTGGGGCTGGTGCCGTATGGGGAAATCAGGGATATGACGGACGATGCGCCGACGCTTACGTATAATAACATCGGGCGGCATGTATCGTGCATGGTGCGTACGCGCATTACGAGCGCAAGTTCTCCCTGGCTCATGCTATGCGAACCAGGTGAAATCCATACGGTAGCCGTATCGCACGGTGAGGGACGTTTTGTGGCGACGGAAAAAGAGGTCCGGGAGCTGCTTGCAAACGGACAGGTAGCGACGCAATATGTGAATTTTGAGGGAAAACCGTCTATGGATATTCGGTATAATCCCAACGGCTCCATGTATGCGATCGAGGGTATTATGAGTCCGGACGGACGCATACTTGGAAAGATGGGACATACGGAACGCGCAGGCAAGTATATCGCCAAGAACGTACCGGGCGAATACGACCAAAAGATATTCGAGAGCGGCGTAAAATATTTCAGATAA
- the mleP1 gene encoding malate transporter, producing the protein MVLDALQAVLMVVIIIAVGYFISYKGWANKSVTGFISKLIVNITLPATAVMAFLNSFTVEKIAGSWVYIVASFAAIGALYALSKLVARVAKIKKTQRGVFGALFSFSNSVYIGLPVATAIFGQDALVFALFYYMANTTFMNSVGYVEIARDGMEIACAANKSVPAKCFTGKQIVKKIFQPPLIAVIVGFLLVLLRVELPVFLSSALTYIGDITSPLALLFVGMILQRAGFSCLKKIDRGISLSIVGRFVAAPFIMLLVATLLGLPDFPTEVLIVQMSLPAMVATAIFAEISGADTEFATKSIAVTTLLSFITIPLYIFLFTYL; encoded by the coding sequence ATGGTTTTAGACGCGCTGCAGGCGGTGCTGATGGTGGTAATCATCATTGCTGTCGGGTATTTCATTTCATATAAGGGATGGGCGAACAAAAGCGTTACCGGCTTTATCAGTAAGCTGATCGTAAACATTACGCTGCCGGCGACGGCGGTCATGGCTTTTTTAAACAGCTTTACCGTAGAAAAAATCGCGGGTTCGTGGGTTTATATCGTCGCATCTTTCGCGGCGATCGGTGCGCTTTATGCTTTAAGCAAGCTGGTGGCTCGGGTTGCGAAAATCAAGAAAACACAACGCGGCGTCTTTGGGGCGCTGTTTTCTTTTTCCAATTCCGTGTATATCGGGCTTCCTGTGGCCACGGCGATTTTCGGACAGGATGCGCTGGTGTTCGCGCTTTTTTACTATATGGCGAACACCACCTTCATGAACAGCGTGGGGTATGTGGAAATAGCGCGAGACGGCATGGAGATTGCCTGCGCGGCGAACAAAAGCGTTCCGGCTAAATGCTTCACGGGAAAACAGATCGTAAAGAAAATATTCCAGCCTCCGCTTATAGCTGTGATCGTTGGGTTTTTGCTGGTATTGCTGCGCGTAGAACTCCCCGTCTTTCTTTCGTCCGCGCTCACGTACATCGGCGATATTACTTCGCCGCTCGCCCTGCTTTTTGTAGGTATGATATTGCAGCGGGCGGGTTTTTCCTGCCTCAAAAAAATCGACAGGGGTATATCGCTTTCCATAGTCGGCCGTTTTGTGGCGGCGCCGTTTATTATGCTGCTCGTGGCAACGCTGCTTGGACTTCCGGATTTTCCGACGGAAGTCTTAATCGTGCAGATGAGCCTGCCCGCTATGGTGGCGACCGCGATTTTTGCGGAAATATCGGGTGCGGATACGGAGTTTGCGACCAAAAGTATCGCGGTCACAACGCTGCTTTCCTTTATCACGATACCGCTATATATATTCCTGTTTACTTATTTATAA
- a CDS encoding aspartokinase, giving the protein MAVKVGKFGGSSLASAGQILKMKQIIDADEARKFVVPSAPGKRFADDIKVTDLLYALHDAAIRLDDTREIYGKIVKRYTDIRDELNLSIKIEDHLEKMYEDIRTGASEDYAASRGEYLNGLLIADLLGYDFIDAADVIFFNEDGVYDAKKTLSILPGALKLHERAVIPGFYGSLPNGKIKTFSRGGSDITGSIVARAANADLYENWTDVSGFMMADPRIVENPKKIDVITYRELRELAYMGATVLHEDSIFPVLEAAIPINVKNTNDPLNSGTMIIPAVEGRDGAKEGITGIAGKKNFTVITIEKDGMNTEIGFGRKVLGCLEKFGLSYEHMPSSIDTISVVIADVRVRGVIEQLIDEIHAQCQPDSVEVSSNMAIIATVGRGMIRQIGVSAKLFAALASNSVNVRMIDQGSSEINIIVGVENDDFEKAVKAIYKALV; this is encoded by the coding sequence ATGGCTGTTAAGGTTGGGAAATTTGGCGGTAGCTCGCTGGCGTCGGCGGGGCAGATCCTGAAAATGAAGCAGATCATCGATGCGGACGAGGCAAGAAAATTTGTGGTGCCGTCCGCGCCGGGGAAACGTTTTGCGGACGATATAAAAGTAACGGATTTATTGTACGCGCTGCACGACGCCGCGATCAGGCTGGATGATACGCGGGAAATCTACGGGAAAATTGTGAAGCGTTATACGGATATTCGCGACGAGCTGAATTTATCCATCAAAATTGAGGACCACCTTGAGAAGATGTATGAGGACATCAGGACAGGGGCGAGCGAGGATTACGCGGCGTCGCGCGGCGAATACCTCAACGGTCTTCTGATCGCGGACCTTCTCGGCTACGATTTTATTGACGCGGCCGATGTTATTTTCTTTAACGAAGACGGCGTATACGACGCGAAAAAGACGCTTTCCATCCTGCCGGGCGCGCTCAAGCTGCACGAGCGGGCGGTGATTCCGGGCTTTTACGGAAGCCTGCCGAACGGCAAGATCAAGACGTTTTCACGCGGCGGCAGCGATATTACGGGATCCATCGTGGCGCGCGCGGCGAACGCCGACCTTTATGAGAACTGGACGGACGTTTCGGGCTTTATGATGGCGGACCCGCGTATCGTAGAAAATCCTAAAAAGATCGACGTGATTACGTACCGCGAGCTGCGCGAGCTTGCGTATATGGGCGCGACGGTGCTGCATGAGGACAGCATTTTTCCGGTGCTGGAAGCGGCGATTCCCATCAATGTGAAAAATACCAACGACCCTTTAAACAGCGGAACGATGATCATTCCTGCGGTTGAAGGACGGGACGGCGCAAAAGAGGGCATAACGGGTATCGCGGGCAAAAAGAATTTTACAGTCATTACCATAGAAAAAGACGGTATGAACACGGAAATCGGCTTTGGCCGCAAGGTGCTCGGATGCCTGGAAAAATTCGGGCTTTCCTATGAGCACATGCCTTCGTCCATCGACACAATATCCGTCGTCATCGCAGACGTACGGGTGCGCGGCGTGATCGAGCAATTGATCGACGAGATTCATGCGCAGTGCCAGCCCGACAGCGTGGAGGTCTCTTCGAATATGGCGATCATCGCGACGGTGGGACGCGGCATGATCCGGCAGATCGGCGTTTCTGCCAAGCTGTTTGCGGCGCTTGCAAGCAACAGCGTCAACGTGCGCATGATCGACCAGGGTTCCAGCGAAATCAATATCATCGTCGGCGTGGAAAACGACGATTTTGAAAAAGCGGTTAAGGCGATCTATAAAGCGCTGGTTTAA
- a CDS encoding GntR family transcriptional regulator — MAGFFYDDLSWQPEIKRGEGPVYLEIVNALKRDIKNGVLKPGDKLPPQRELADFLGLNLSTVTRAFKICEQRGLIFATVGKGTFISSDVLASDATTTADGTSTPNLIDLGMIFPLHDKDQYIIGAMRHVAHSPDIEDCLSYDAPQKKDEDRQLGVAWLKKMNYTVTPQHIFVVSGVQNALAIILTSLFSAGDKIVTDRFTYTGFKNLAYMLGIRLVPVDMDRDGMDVEELRRLCRNDKIKGIYLMAECQNPTAYSMPAERRQAVARVIRENGLILLEDDTYAFLKNTGVKPISAYVPERSVYISGTSKALSAGLRVAFLAVAQEFRTRIDLGIRNINLMTSHFNTQIVAHLVRTGLADEIIRKKRTEAQARNALADKILAGYDVRGGRRDYFRWLILPEGIHGREFEAAARDEGVNVFCAEKFVVGSDFPFDAVRVSLSAAPTKQQLGKGLHILRALLEQKPQAAPFII, encoded by the coding sequence ATGGCAGGATTTTTTTATGACGACCTGAGTTGGCAGCCGGAAATAAAACGAGGAGAAGGTCCCGTTTATCTGGAGATTGTGAACGCCCTTAAGCGCGACATCAAAAATGGTGTGTTAAAGCCGGGGGACAAGCTGCCGCCGCAGCGTGAACTGGCCGATTTTCTCGGCCTTAACCTAAGCACCGTTACGCGGGCGTTTAAAATATGCGAACAGCGCGGACTGATTTTCGCAACGGTGGGAAAGGGTACATTTATTTCTTCGGATGTGCTCGCGTCCGACGCGACGACGACCGCCGACGGCACGAGCACGCCGAACCTGATCGATCTGGGGATGATATTTCCCTTGCACGACAAGGACCAGTATATTATCGGGGCTATGCGCCATGTCGCCCACAGTCCGGACATCGAGGATTGTTTGTCGTACGACGCGCCGCAAAAAAAGGACGAGGACCGCCAGCTTGGCGTAGCGTGGCTCAAGAAAATGAATTATACGGTTACGCCGCAGCATATATTTGTGGTGTCCGGCGTGCAAAACGCGCTGGCGATTATTTTGACGTCGCTTTTTTCGGCGGGAGATAAAATCGTGACCGACCGTTTTACATATACCGGCTTTAAAAACCTTGCCTATATGCTGGGGATCCGGCTAGTGCCCGTGGATATGGACAGGGACGGTATGGATGTGGAAGAACTGCGGCGGTTATGCCGCAACGACAAAATCAAGGGCATATACCTGATGGCCGAATGCCAGAACCCGACCGCCTATTCCATGCCGGCAGAGCGGCGCCAGGCGGTGGCGCGGGTGATCCGTGAAAATGGATTGATTCTTTTGGAGGACGATACTTATGCATTCCTCAAAAATACGGGCGTAAAACCAATCTCTGCCTACGTGCCCGAACGCAGCGTTTATATCAGCGGTACGTCCAAGGCGTTGTCCGCTGGACTGCGCGTAGCGTTTTTGGCGGTAGCGCAGGAATTCCGCACGCGTATCGACCTCGGGATACGCAACATAAACCTGATGACTTCGCACTTTAATACACAGATCGTTGCCCATCTGGTGCGCACGGGCCTTGCGGACGAGATCATCCGTAAAAAGAGAACCGAGGCGCAGGCACGCAACGCGCTCGCGGACAAGATTTTGGCAGGTTACGATGTGCGCGGCGGGCGGCGGGATTATTTTCGCTGGCTTATTTTGCCTGAAGGGATACACGGGCGGGAGTTTGAGGCGGCGGCGCGGGATGAAGGCGTGAACGTGTTTTGCGCAGAAAAGTTTGTCGTCGGCAGCGATTTTCCCTTTGACGCGGTGCGCGTATCGCTTTCCGCCGCACCGACAAAGCAGCAGCTCGGAAAGGGGCTGCACATCCTGCGCGCCTTGCTTGAGCAAAAACCGCAGGCCGCTCCGTTTATTATCTGA
- a CDS encoding N-acetyltransferase yields MLDKTVPHFDVLMQKPDTARYPRHRLPEGFRFCGYRSGYEQKWAELIYLLGQTDTLDKARDLFRREFLSRPQLLEKQCVFVLNEAGGVAATASLWPGGHLGAEHLRIHWVSTAPEYQGKGLVKALLTYLLDLYQKLDTDGILYLSSSTWNYKAINIYMQFGFVPYTGKVSAAWKGGRDYEKDFQAAWPIIYEKLRAYPKTRNSAG; encoded by the coding sequence ATGCTGGACAAAACGGTTCCTCACTTCGATGTGCTTATGCAAAAGCCGGATACGGCGCGATACCCGAGGCATAGACTGCCGGAAGGATTTCGGTTTTGCGGATACCGTTCGGGCTATGAACAAAAGTGGGCGGAGCTGATTTACCTACTCGGGCAAACGGATACGCTTGATAAGGCGCGTGATCTTTTCCGCAGGGAATTTTTGAGCAGGCCGCAGCTATTGGAAAAGCAATGCGTTTTCGTATTAAATGAAGCGGGCGGGGTCGCGGCGACAGCGTCGCTTTGGCCGGGCGGCCATCTGGGAGCGGAGCACCTGCGCATACACTGGGTATCCACCGCGCCGGAATATCAGGGAAAAGGACTGGTAAAAGCGTTGCTCACGTATTTGCTGGACCTTTACCAAAAGCTGGATACGGACGGGATCTTGTACCTGAGTTCTTCCACGTGGAACTACAAGGCGATCAATATTTATATGCAGTTCGGCTTCGTGCCCTATACAGGAAAAGTCTCCGCCGCTTGGAAAGGCGGCAGAGACTATGAGAAAGATTTTCAGGCCGCGTGGCCTATTATTTACGAAAAACTGAGGGCATACCCTAAAACCCGTAACTCAGCAGGATAG
- a CDS encoding methylated-DNA--protein-cysteine methyltransferase: protein MYYKTACSSPVGTITLACDAGGSKLVGLWLEGQKYHGGSIVQAMTENSDTPVFCAAKKWLERYFAEKKPDISELPLAPLGSEFRQEVWNILCEIPYGEVVTYGDIAKQIAAKMGRESMSGQAVGGAVGHNPISIIIPCHRVVGSNGSLTGYAGGIPAKIKLLELEGVDLSRLFVPKTGSAL, encoded by the coding sequence ATGTATTATAAAACGGCCTGTTCCTCGCCCGTGGGAACTATTACGCTCGCGTGCGACGCTGGCGGGAGTAAGCTTGTCGGGCTGTGGTTGGAAGGACAGAAATACCACGGAGGCTCCATAGTTCAAGCGATGACGGAGAACAGCGACACGCCGGTATTTTGCGCCGCAAAAAAATGGCTGGAGCGGTATTTTGCGGAAAAAAAGCCGGATATTTCCGAATTGCCGCTTGCTCCCCTGGGCAGCGAATTTCGCCAGGAGGTTTGGAATATTTTATGCGAAATCCCCTACGGTGAAGTAGTCACCTATGGCGATATTGCGAAACAAATAGCGGCAAAGATGGGCAGGGAAAGCATGTCGGGCCAAGCGGTCGGCGGCGCAGTCGGGCACAACCCGATCTCTATCATAATCCCCTGCCACCGCGTAGTAGGCTCAAACGGCAGCCTGACGGGATATGCGGGCGGAATCCCAGCAAAAATAAAGCTGCTTGAACTGGAAGGTGTGGATTTATCGCGGTTGTTTGTGCCAAAAACGGGCAGCGCGTTATAG
- a CDS encoding transcriptional regulator, with the protein MNTQEAVAFRIRQLCKEKGFNPNSIANFSAVPQGTVKSILNGESQNPGIVNIKKLCDGFGITLGEFFSTPEFDGLEQEIK; encoded by the coding sequence ATGAATACACAAGAAGCAGTCGCTTTCAGGATTAGGCAGCTATGTAAAGAGAAAGGCTTCAATCCGAACAGTATTGCCAACTTTTCGGCAGTACCACAGGGAACAGTGAAAAGTATACTAAACGGCGAAAGCCAAAACCCAGGGATTGTTAACATCAAAAAATTATGTGACGGATTTGGAATTACCCTTGGCGAGTTTTTCAGTACGCCGGAATTTGACGGGCTGGAACAGGAGATCAAATAA
- a CDS encoding transcriptional regulator yields MENYKSVLEMRDYGKIVLKVNQVMDQKKIARNKLAKLTDVRFEVIDRLYKGNLERVDLDILARVCFVLDCSISDVLEFKK; encoded by the coding sequence ATGGAAAATTATAAATCTGTTCTGGAAATGAGGGATTATGGCAAGATTGTTTTAAAAGTCAATCAAGTCATGGATCAGAAAAAGATTGCCAGAAACAAATTAGCTAAATTAACAGATGTTCGGTTTGAAGTGATCGATCGGTTATATAAAGGGAATCTTGAAAGGGTGGATTTGGATATTCTTGCAAGAGTATGTTTTGTATTGGACTGTAGTATAAGTGATGTTTTGGAGTTTAAAAAGTAG
- a CDS encoding membrane protein, with amino-acid sequence MESFKTFIRNTFSLKVGSASADEIYAQVQDGAQIKGSNMWILICAIFIASIGLNMNSTAVIIGAMLISPLMGGIISMAYGLATNNIRHTKNAFLKFALQIGISLATSFIYFKLSPISVADSELLARTSPTIWDVLIASFGGFAGVIGITRKEKTNVIPGVAIATALMPPLCTAGYGLAVGSLAYFSGALYLFFINTFFICVTSVIVLKLLHIPAREFSNQKAKNRSRMIIAVIAIITIIPSVYFGYQIANETIIKSNYQSYIKNEFQFEETQVVSSQLMTDDNLIEVALVGKTLGDDQIHALADKLPEYSLASMSLKVNQTVYDTGVSKEDVEALINQNLDDKNQQEATEWSDMEELLSSAQMQLLESQANDIDMVTIAQDVKALYPQIDSCAGAILSIPAKNYAMTYDSAILVVHTTQPLTDAEKAQLTNWLEMKTEKKSVYLYESPVPITSSLDPQPAASATPDAGQSGQTTTVVPPDGQTPAQDGAPAA; translated from the coding sequence GTGGAATCGTTTAAAACATTTATCAGGAACACTTTTAGCTTAAAAGTAGGCAGCGCGTCTGCGGATGAAATATACGCGCAAGTGCAGGACGGCGCGCAAATCAAAGGCTCCAATATGTGGATTCTGATTTGCGCGATTTTTATCGCGTCCATCGGGCTGAATATGAACAGTACGGCTGTGATCATCGGCGCGATGCTGATTTCGCCGCTTATGGGCGGCATTATTTCCATGGCGTACGGACTTGCCACAAACAATATCCGCCATACCAAAAACGCGTTTTTAAAATTTGCGCTGCAAATCGGCATTTCGCTGGCAACCTCTTTTATTTATTTCAAACTTTCGCCTATTTCCGTGGCGGATTCGGAATTGCTTGCACGCACCAGCCCGACGATTTGGGATGTGCTCATCGCCAGCTTCGGCGGATTCGCGGGCGTGATCGGTATCACGCGCAAGGAAAAAACAAACGTGATCCCCGGCGTGGCGATTGCTACGGCGCTTATGCCGCCGCTTTGTACGGCGGGGTATGGGCTGGCGGTCGGTTCCCTCGCCTACTTTTCCGGAGCCTTGTACCTATTCTTCATTAATACGTTCTTTATCTGCGTCACATCGGTCATTGTGCTGAAGCTGCTGCATATCCCCGCGCGCGAATTTTCGAATCAAAAAGCCAAAAACCGTTCCCGCATGATTATCGCCGTGATCGCGATTATCACGATTATCCCAAGCGTATATTTCGGGTACCAGATCGCCAATGAAACAATTATAAAAAGCAATTATCAAAGCTATATCAAAAATGAATTCCAGTTTGAGGAAACTCAGGTCGTCAGTTCGCAGCTTATGACGGACGACAACCTGATCGAAGTCGCTTTGGTGGGTAAAACGCTGGGAGACGACCAGATTCACGCTCTGGCGGACAAATTACCGGAGTATAGCCTTGCCTCCATGTCCCTCAAAGTTAACCAGACGGTTTACGATACCGGCGTAAGCAAGGAAGATGTAGAAGCCCTCATCAATCAAAACCTGGACGATAAGAACCAGCAGGAGGCAACGGAATGGAGCGATATGGAAGAACTTCTTTCCAGCGCGCAGATGCAGCTTTTGGAATCGCAGGCCAACGATATTGACATGGTCACAATCGCGCAGGATGTAAAGGCACTTTATCCGCAGATCGATTCCTGCGCAGGGGCCATCTTGTCTATCCCTGCAAAAAATTATGCCATGACCTATGACAGCGCGATTTTGGTAGTCCATACGACCCAGCCCCTGACTGACGCGGAAAAAGCGCAGTTGACAAACTGGCTTGAAATGAAGACCGAAAAAAAATCGGTCTATCTATACGAATCCCCTGTTCCGATCACGTCTTCGCTGGATCCACAACCCGCCGCGTCTGCAACGCCGGACGCTGGACAAAGCGGTCAAACGACGACGGTCGTTCCGCCGGACGGACAAACCCCCGCGCAGGACGGCGCGCCTGCGGCTTAA